One region of Helicoverpa zea isolate HzStark_Cry1AcR chromosome 24, ilHelZeax1.1, whole genome shotgun sequence genomic DNA includes:
- the LOC124642257 gene encoding UDP-glucosyltransferase 2-like: MMSLALFIFVLSITCNDAARILAVFPVPSISHQVVFRPLTQELARRGHEVTVITPDPVFTNGGAPANLTEIDVHFTYEDWKKFYETTSGDDNDLVKQMEIAFDLINRIFEVQMRVDKVQKILKEQKFDLLLLEACARPALVLSHVFKVPVILVSSFGPLIYNSETIGSAMHPLLYPVNFSQRTNNLSKWDKLVELWRLYRIMNVMQQGELEEQVVGKRLFGPDMPPISELKNNVDMMFLNIHPLWDTNRPVPPSVIYMGGLHQKPQKELPTDLKTYLDSSKNGVVYISFGTNVQPSLLPPEKVRILVKVFSELPYDVLWKWDKDELPGRTSNIRISKWLPQSDLLRHPKIKVFITQGGLQSTDEAITAGVPLIGVPMLGDQWYNVEKYVRHEIGVRLDIETLTEEQFKNAITEVIGDKKYRQNIKKFGQIIRDTPIDPLENAVWWTEHVLRHGGARHLRSPAANISWAEYLELELVLTVLTVALGFVLLLSLLLYYSYKHFVLSPEQKKLKDN, translated from the exons ATGATGTCGCTtgctttgtttatatttgtactATCAATTacttgtaatgatgctgctagaATTCTGGCAGTGTTTCCAGTTCCGTCTATCAGTCATCAAGTAGTGTTCCGACCTCTTACTCAAGAACTTGCCAGGCGAGGACATGAAGTCACAGTCATCACACCAGATCCTGTCTTCACAAATGGAGGAGCACCAGCTAATCTCACAGAAATTGACGTCCATTTTACTTACGAAGACTGGAAAAAGTTTTATGAAACTACTTCGGGGGATGATAATGATCTAGTGAAACAAATGGAAATAGCATTTGACTTGATAAATCGGATATTTGAAGTTCAAATGAGGGTGGATAaagtgcaaaaaatattgaaagaacAGAAGTTTGATTTGCTCTTATTAGAAGCTTGTGCGAGACCCGCGTTGGTACTATCTCATGTTTTCAAAGTGCCTGTGATACTAGTGTCATCGTTTGGTCCTCTAATCTATAATTCCGAAACTATTGGATCAGCCATGCATCCTTTGCTGTATCCCGTGAATTTTAGCCAAAGAACTAACAACCTGAGCAAGTGGGACAAATTGGTGGAGTTGTGGAGGTTATACAGAATAATGAATGTGATGCAACAAGGGGAGTTAGAAGAGCAGGTAGTGGGCAAAAGATTGTTCGGACCAGATATGCCACCAATAAGTGAATTGAAAAATAACGTAGACATGATGTTTCTGAATATTCATCCTCTGTGGGATACAAATCGTCCAGTTCCTCCCAGTGTTATTTATATGGGTGGTTTGCATCAGAAACCTCAAAAGGAATTACCTACA GATCTCAAAACTTATTTGGACTCGTCCAAGAATGGCGTGGTCTACATTAGCTTTGGCACAAATGTACAACCTTCGCTGTTACCACCAGAGAAGGTACGAATACTGGTCAAAGTATTCTCCGAGCTACCTTACGACGTGCTGTGGAAGTGGGACAAAGATGAGCTCCCCGGACGTACTAGCAACATTAGGATATCCAAGTGGCTGCCGCAGTCAGACCTATTAA GACATCCGAAGATCAAGGTATTCATAACTCAAGGAGGTCTACAGTCAACGGACGAAGCTATAACAGCAGGAGTACCTCTGATTGGTGTTCCAATGTTAGGTGACCAATGGTACAACGTAGAAAAATATGTACGACATGAGATTGGAGTCAGGCTTGATATAGAAACGTTGACGGAGGAACAATTTAAGAATGCCATAACAGAAGTCATTggagataaaaa GTACcgtcaaaacattaaaaagtttGGCCAAATTATCCGAGACACGCCAATAGATCCGCTTGAAAATGCAGTATGGTGGACGGAGCACGTGCTGCGTCACGGCGGCGCGCGACATCTGCGCTCTCCCGCCGCCAACATATCGTGGGCAGAATATTTAGAGCTAGAACTAGTTCTGACTGTATTAACTGTTGCCTTAGGTTTTGTTCTATTATTGTCACTTCTACTTTATTACTCTTACAagcattttgttttaagtccggaACAGAAGAAGCTAAAAGACAATTGA